The DNA region AGTTTCATAGCTGTAGTTATCCAGTTCTCTTGTCCAGAAAGTGAAAGCTTTACTTAGATATGCTTAACATTGAAACTCCATGGTGGTTCTTTCCCATGTCATCCACCACCCTAGACTGACTCAGGTAAGCCACGGTACTTCCTAAAGTGGGACAATGGTGGTTGTTTCTGTCCTGTCATGCCATTTATTGTTTACAGAATTTAAAGAAAGTTTTCTTCCCCCCTATATTTTTTCATACATCAATTGATAAATCAAGTTTGAATCACATGAGCTCCGTTTGGGTTAATAAGACTTAGTAGCAAGACATTCATATTTCTTTGAATTCTTTCCAGCTCCATTTATGGGATTCACACATGTTTTCTGATAAATCTAACCAGTAGCTTTTTGACAGGTGGTTGTTCCACGAAGTCCAAGAGAAGCAAAAGGATTATTACTGTCATGCATACGTGATACAAACCCTGTTATCTTTTTTGAACCAAAGGCACCTGCTCTTTGTCctcatattaaataaataatatgaccATAAATTTATCAATTGGTTCATTCTGGGATTGACTTCAATAAAAATGCCTTGGATTTTCAGTGGCTTTATCGTTTGGCAGTAGAAGAGGTTCCTGAGCATGATTATATGTTGCCTTTGTCAGAGGCAGAGGTAAGCTATTCTTAGCTTTTCTTTGTAGAGTTCAGAATTCTAAATCTGAAGAAAGTCACTAATTCGATAAATACTTAGGTGATCCGAGAGGGCAGTGACATAACACTAGTTGGTTGGGGAGCACAGCTGTCTATTATGGAGCAGGCCTGTTTTGATGCTGAGAAGGTAACTGTAGTTGCAATAGTTCCTTGTCATGTAATAAATAGTGTGACCTGTGCCAAACATCTCCATTAAGCATACTTAATATAGAATTATTCACCAAGCACCAGAAAATTTACCAAATGGCAACTTCTCTGTACTGCATTTGCGACTTTGCCCCTCTaagaagaaattttgatttatttatatgctACAAACTCTTAAACGGGGAGTTTAATGCATTACATTTTGCAGGAGGGAATTTCTTGTGAACTGATAGATCTCAAAACTCTAATACCCTGGGACAAAGAAACAGTAGAAGCATCTGTGAGAAAGACTGGAAGGCTCCTTGTAAGTATTTCAAACTGTGGTCCGATAGCAAATAAAGGATGTTTAGTGGAAAACTAGGTTGTAACTCTGTTGTTAAGATAGCAAATAAAGGATGTTTAGTAGAAAACTAGGTGGTAACTCTGTTGTTGCTTTGTAGATAAGTCATGAAGCTCCAGTTACCGGAGGTTTTGGTGCTGAAATTTCTGCGTCTATCGTTGAACGTTGCTTCCTAAGGGTAAGCATTAGCATTTAcaaatttgtattttcttatattGACACAAGTATTTAAGTTAAGCACTCCTCTTATCATTTTCTTCGCATCATATCTTACAGTCAAGTATTTCATTTATCATTCTTGTGTAAATTGAactttgttaaaagaaaaagaaaatttctttATGCTGCAAGAAGGAGATGCCATTGATTTACACAAGATATGTTGCTAAAGGTGCAGTAGATTGGTGAAAGGGTAATGCATCTATTACTTGCATATCAACTTATTGCTAAAAAAGGTGGATGTGTTTTGCAGTTAGAAGCCCCAGTAGCCAGAATTTGTGGGCTGGATACACCCTTTCCTCTTGTTTTTGAACCCTTTTATGTACCGACCAAGAACAAGGTAAATTCATGTTATGGAAACCTAACATTGGATGGCAAATGGGTAATATGTTGGTGGTGTTTGGATGCAGATAGTGGATGCGATCAAAGCAACAGTAAATTACTAGTGGTGATCGGTGAAGaggacaggatgagctgcttaATGTTTGTAAATGTGTATTGTTGTACCCCTGGCCCTGGATTATTAACAAGGAATCCAGTAACTCAAGGCCGAGTCCAAGTCCAAAACTCCAAAACCAAGgggattgattgattgattagcAGCaactaataaaaacatagaatcCGATTTTCttgaatcaataatttatttaattatgcttAACAACATAATAAATATAGTCAAAACAGTAATTACCCCATTCCATTCCattgattttgataattaattagtaATAGCAATCGACACAAATATAGTACGACGACTGTACTTTTAAACCAGCAATGATAATACTATAGTTGTGAGGACAAGGATGGAGACGATGCTTCATGGTAGTGCCTGCTTCCAATTGCACTTCTACAATGCACATACACATAAACACCCACCACCAGTACTCTTATGAAAAGCCATATGAATGTCAGATAAATAATTAGCTTCTATTTTGTCCTTATAATAATCATATCTCAAAATTTTAGTCATCATCTCAACATGTCCATGTTACATTACAACTTGACAGATAAATCATATACAACAATATAAACCTTCTACTCTGCGGTGTCATTCACCACAAGTCCTTTTTCGTTTGCGCAGGGCAGCAAACATAGCATAAATATGCACTCTATCGAAGGATTATGGGAATCTCCATCTTAAAAAAAGACACCAGCCAATGCAGCTCTTCTGACAACAAAGTTTTTTCAAAATCGATCTCCATCATTCAGAGCATTCTTCAAACTGAGGTTCTTCTGCTGAATTTTTCTTCTCGGATCCCTGACCACCTGAGCAGACACGTTTCACTTCATACTTCTACTTTCTCATTAGCATCTGAAGTTTGGGCCACACTGGCTCCTGAGAGATCTTTCAAGAAAGTCCTAAGGCACCCGTTGATAATGCGCGGTCCTGCACCATCACAGAATCGCTTTGCAAGATCTACAGCCTTCATCCACAGCCAAACACAGTGGAAGATCAGATTAATGGGATGGAGGTGCAAGAAGAGGAAGCTAATGACACTAGCTTGTACAGGGAAGATAAAACGCTACCTCATTAATCACAATCTGGTGCCGTGTGCCAAGAACAGTAATCTCAGACATTGCCATGTGGAGGATACAGAACTCCAAAATTCTTCCCGCTGGCTCATTCTGAGGCATGAGAGAAGTGAACTTGTGTGATATTCATGGATTAgaggaaaaacaatgaaattccATGCAACTTTGTGGTATGATAAAATGTCCAAGCCCATGCGTTAACATGTACACAACCATGAAACTGGataatcatttcaatttcaacaaAGTGCTGCAAATATTTCATCTTCCTCACAAATAATATCCAAAAATATCCTATCAATACTCAACGCTCAACTTATGAACATCTAGCACAAGGGGTTAACAAGGGTTGCTGTCTCCCCAGCCCATGGCAATCTAACCTGTGGTTGGTATAAATTTGTGGACCAATTAGACACTCGATACGCAGTGGGGTGCGGTAGAAAGGACAGATTAGAATCAAAGTCAGACTTCACCAAGTGTTCTACATAAATATATACCATTTactatatatttaaaatctaCATTTCATTCAAAGTATTTGACAGCATACGCTTTCCAGCTGACCACCACGCACATAGAAGTCATGTACTATTTAACATGCGAGTTTAACagcaatcaaattaaaaaacatgggaTCAACCTTCAAGCACCAAGAAAGAAAACTACCTGTGAGGTGGTGACACTTACAAAAAAggttttaaaagacaaaaataaagctaGCAGCAAACTTGAAAATCAAGCATTTCATTCTGTCAAAGCTCGAATCCAGACCTTCCAATTTGGCGGGGAGACTTTGTCTATTACAAGGACATGGCTGTCCCACTTATCCACCACAGCCACCAAAAGCTTCCTTGTGAAACTGCCACAAAAGGCACAGAAAAAGCAATCAGAAAGACAATTTAATCCCACTGCCTCTTTCACTGTATTCAACTGCTCTAGCTACGCAATCAACCGATCAAGATATATCCAGAAGGTTTACCGCAAAAGCAGTTTGCTGTATACCAACTTTGGAGGAGCTGAAAGGACTTCGGCTTCTGAAATACAAAGAGCACGATTGATTCAGACATCCAAAGAGACTTCTGAAATACAAAGTGCACGATTGATTCAGACATCCAAAGAGAAGTGACAAAAGGGAAAATGAACATATATGAAATGTTTTAGAGCTAAATCTGGTGGCATAAGTATTTCTcctgaagaaaaaaatggtgcACATTGGCAGTACGGGGAgaccatataaattaaaatttttgtctGTGGTTGCAGATTCTAAAATCAATGGATAGTAAATAATAGATCCACTACACTctctaaaaacacataaaattaataaaaatggtACTGTAGGCCATTCTATGTGATAAAAATGGCCTGAAAAATGCGTGCTCTGAAAGAgacaataggaaaaaaaaaaaaaaaaaactagagctGGAAAGCTTATAAGAAACCGCATTCATCAAAAGCAAAATGCTATAGCTAGGCGAGTgaccataaaaaaagaagcctAATTACCAATTGCAGACTCTTTCTCATCGCTAAGCTGAAGCTCATCAGCTTCTTCAACAGTCTCAGTTGTAACAGGTGGTCCCCCAAAGCTCATGTGATTATACTCCAACAAAGATGCCTTGTCGAATTCATAACCAGGTTCTGAATGCAAGAATTGAAAACAAGCCAATCACATAACCATCAACTAGATGTGTATAAAGAGCAAATATGATATAAACCATCAAAAGTTGCTGTAATGTTAAGTAAAGGCAATCACTAAATTACCTCTTCTTGCATTCATTCTTTTCTCAAATAGCCGAATTGGGTCAGACCCTTCTAAGCACGCAGCATAAATGATCAATCTAGCGCACCACCAACAAAAACCATtaagaattttcattttcttaaattgaaaagtaaaaggaaacAAGCAACTATAAACATTAAAAGTttctatttagaaaaaaaaggggaggaGAATTTGAGACTAAACCAAATATCTGAAGCAGAAGTATTGAGCATCAGCTGACTTAAAGTTGTGAAATTTGGAAAAGCAAAGATGTAAAATCCTAAACccagaaattatatataattttttttggtatttattaagaaaaacaaaaagaagaagagagagagagagagagagagagagaggaactACAAAGCGAGCTCCCGGGCGGCTCTTGGGCTGCAAAACCTTCCACTCTTATCAATCTTTGGCATCATTTCTTTGTAATTGGTTGGAGAAGAATCGTCCAAGGCTTTGTCGACAACAAAAGCCGAAGTTCGAAGAGAGCTtgccatcaaattttttttgcgGGACCTGTTTTTCTTCATCTCCTGGTTTCTGTTGGGTTTAAAGAAACTAAAGCTCACAATATGGGACTGGGTAGTAACAGTAGAGTAACAGTGGTGAGAAGAAGATGGGAAAGAAGGGTTtctgaagaaattgaaaggggTTTTCGAACAGTTCGATAAAAGTGAGCTTCCCTCCATTATTTCTTCTCACCGCGACTCAACAAATGGATGgatggataaaaatattatctttcgCTTCCTCTTGCACTCGTAGCAGCGTGTGTAGGTATAGGCGAATGTGTAGGTTCAACCCAATGTTACgtcgtttttgtttttattttatttttcatcggGAGAGGGGAATAGAGGCCGACAGAAATACTGCCATCGTTTCTGAaagtattttcttaaaaattattttttaggttttgttttatgtttgtttattattaaaacattcattaataaaatacaattttaataaaaaaaaatttggaattaatttctagaaaaaatatttttattttattttatataaaaaaatattttttagaaatcataaaaacttagaaatttcttattatttattaattatttcaaatttaattcttaatttttttttattatatattttattttgatttttttttaattttacatattagaatttgatttaattttttttattaattttaaatttaatttttttatttgaaataatttataaaattatatagtttttaattttattaattttcaacttttttatttgttaaatttaatcttaataaaattatttgttttcaatctttattatttattttattttaaataattaataaaattagatttgttttcaatctcatcctctcactttttttatttattaatttttttttaatttttttaattaatttaaaataaaattaaaaagttatttttcaatttattctttataatatagttaaatacttattttcataataatattaaatataaaaattaattaacttttcaaaagaaaaagctAAGGGAGAGCACCagagacaagaaaaaaataaataaatggaaacaGCGTCGTATTGACATCAGCAACGCCTCCCCTCACTCTCCTGCCTGCCACCGTCCTCTCCTCCTCTGTCCATCAAATCGAATcgagttctctctctctctctctctctctctctctctctatatatatatatatatatatatatatatatatatataataataataataataatcaaataaataaataataattgattgattgatttattttctctctcacaGAGACACACACTGAGTCATGGAAGTAGAGAGGAGGAGCTTCTGCTgcttcttattaatttttcctgttttttttggAGTGCTGTGTGGATCAGCATCAGCATCACCTGTTGCTCCTAAAAACCCTTTTCTTGGAATCCCTCCTCAAGGTCACTCatcatctctctttctttttctatttttgatttgattttcgaTTTGTTTGCTAAGATTTGTTATCTTTTTGGATGCCCAGATGAGAATTATTACAAGACATCttcaaatactataaaatgcaaAGATGGATCCGCTACTTTCACCAAAGCTCAGCTTAACGATGACTTCTGTGATTGCCCTGATGCAACCGACGAGCCTGGTCTCTCTCTTAGATTACTTTTTATCCATTTTCTGCTTTTCTCCCTTTTCTCCATCTATATTTCACGTCTTGGTATTTCCTTTTACGTTTCTCTTTTTGCTTACGTGTGCTATTCCCTCCCATTTTGgggacaacaacaaaaaaaattatatctttactTGTTTTGACTGTATATTTtgtggatggatggatggattgTAGGCACATCGGCATGCCCTGGTGGGAAATTCTATTGTAGAAATGCAGGACATGCTcctcttttcttattttcttcaagAGTCAATGACGGCATCTGCGGTGAGTACATAAGCAATATGTGtttgtattgttattattttactcTTCCTTGTAATTTGTATTGACTGCCTAATATCATAATGTAGATTGTTGTGATGGGAGTGATGAGTATGATGGCCAAGTTAAGTGTCCAAATACATGCTGGGAAGCTGGCAAAGTGGCTAGAGataagttgaagaaaaagattGCCACGTATAAGGAAGGGGTTTCTTTGAGAAATAAAGAAGTTGAACAAGCAAAGGCGGCGATTGCCAAAGACGAGGCTGAACTATCCAAGCTAAAGAATGAGGAGAAAGTGCTGAAAGGGCTCGTTCAACAGCTTAAAGGTATAGTTTTTTCTCTATGTTGTGCTGCCATACATCAGTCTGTTATGCTTCTTACAATAGCGAAATATTATCACTTGTATTTCCAGAAAAAAGATTTGAGTATAGACTGACATATCTTACAAAATGTGtttttctgtttgtttgttCACGTGTCGGGCTAATTATTGTGTAAATGTTCTTCTGCTTCACCGCCCAATGTAGAGCTTAAAGAACAGATAGAGAAGGCAGAAGAGAGAGAACGTTtgcagaaagaaaaggaagataaagaaaggaaagaagctGAAGAAAAGGCCACTGGGGAGAAAAGTGCCATTCAGAGGGAAGCTAACGAAGGACAGATTGAGGAGAAAATTGACAATGAAGACAATGATGCGGAAAGTGCTCATGATGAAATCGGTGTTTTGGATGATTCTCCTGCACATCAGGTCTGACTGAATGTTTCATGTCAATGCTCATCGTTCATTAAACTTTAAGTGAGCATGCACACATGAAAACTCTCATAATTTTTCAACGttgtttaaaaatactttgCTTTATAACATGTTCTAAAGGCATATAGGAGTGAATGTGATTGTCCGAAACAAGTACACATCCTCATTGCATACCTGCTCAGCAATTCTTTTCCAAACATGATTACTCTGCTGATAAAATGACCAAATTAGCCCGTATAAAACTTGAAAGATGCATCCAAAACTTTTTCTATGCATTTGCGTGTTCATTGCATATATTGATGTAGAAATTCTAAATTCACAagctttttagaatttttttttctgaagacATCAATTAGAAAGTGAGCTTGAAATATTGAAGCATGATTTGACAGAAAAGTGAATAGTTTTCTTCTTACTCTTGGAAAGAGGTTTCTCCAATAACCTTGTAGGTTTCATTTGTTTGAATGAGTAAGGTATCTATCCCCTATGTACACAATGCTTGCTGAAAGATACCCAGCTTGGTTTGAGGAAGTTATACGTGCGTAACTCAATGCTTTAGCTAATGCTGTTTAAGTTTCATAACCTCTAAATAGGATGTTGTGGACGAGTATGCTGATCATGGAGCTGAAGATGAAAGTAGTGGTGATTCCAAAATTGAAGGATCTCCAGTCAACAAAGTGGAGCAGGTAAAAATACTACGCATTTGTACACAATTTTACTCCTTGAAAGTGGTGCTTCCACTGCCATGCCAACTTACtctttgacaaaaatataacACACCATGCCTTGTTGATATAGCATGAGGGACAAGATGATGAAGAGTCTGTCTCAACAAAAACTAAGGATGACTCTACACATGTGCATGAAATTAATCATGATGCTGGAAATGAGGTGTCTCATGATCAACCTATGGAAGATGTGAGTTTTTTGCCCCTGGATAATTGGAAAAGAAAGTAACTCTAGTGATACATATCATGTTCCCAAATTTTGTTAATTGGAAATTCATTTATTAAGCTTTAGCTCTTCATTTGACCATGTAACCTAGAGTTTAGTACACTACTTGGCTGGcttatttacaatttcattctaATGAGGGTTTGCCATAGAATTAGCCTCTTCAGGGATTTGTTTTGCACACCGTTCTTTAAGTTCTCTgaaataaaagttcaaaatataCAACCCGTAGTTGGTATTGTAGTCAAACCGGCATCTTGGTGACACCTGTCATACTGCAATAGGGTGTGCCAGCCATGGTGGTATCAGACTTGGAGCTCTCAGTCACTTGCCACATCCAAAGCTTGTATTTCTGTCATCGATGTTTCACTTTGTAAACGCAGTCATGTTTATTGTGGGGCTCCTTGTATGGGTTGCTAATAATCACACTTGATGCTTTATGAAATGACCAAGACAGAGTGGTTTTGCTTGAGATGTcactcaaaagaaaaggagctcATATATTCTATTTACTCagaattctttaatatattatgGAATTATATTTGTAGATTTCTTGCTTGTATTTTTAAGAAGTTAAGTTTATTGCTGAGATTGCTTGTTGCACAGTACCTTTAGAGATGCCTTTTCcattttctgtattttaaattttggaacTTCTCTCGAAATTTCTTGATGTTTTGTAAATCTTAAATGATTTGCTTAGTTCATCATGATTCCACGAAGCTTATCATCCTGACAATTTTTGGTGGTTGCTCTAAATGCTGTCTTCAGGGGAAAGATGGATCCACTGATGCTGAAGGGTTGTCAAAGGAAGAGTTGGGCCGCCTTGTTGCTTCTCGCTGGACAGGAAATCCTGAGAAAGAAACTGAGGGGGTTAGTGATACAATGGACAATGACCATGAAGACAATGAAAAGATGGCCCAGGACACTCACTATGAGGAATATGATGGCTATGCTTCAGAAACTGATGATGACACTGGCAAGTATGATGATCCTGATGTAGAAGATGATACAGATGAGACTTATGAAGAGGATGTTCATGATGATGCTACTGCTTCTTATAAATCTGATGCTGAGGATGAAGATGAATTTTCAGGTTTGCGACTGTTTGTTGCTACTGCCTTTTGTGCTCAGTTGTTTTCATTTAATGAGCTAATATTAAATACTTGTGTTGTTAGATACAACCTCCCCAGGTAATCCATCTTGGCTGGAGAAAATACAGCAAACCTTTAGGAGCATTCTACAAGCTTTCAAATTCTTCCAAACTCCAGTGGACAAATCAGGTGAATTTGAAAACACTTTGTTACTATTTATATGTTGGAAATGAATGCATGAAAATCAGGTCATCTGGTACCTTTTGACTTCTATAGAGGCTGCTCGTGTACGCAAGGAATACGACGAGTCCAGTGCTAAGTTGTCTAAACTACAGTCAAGGATATCAAGTTTGACAAAAAAGCTAAAACACGATTATGGTTAGTACTGACAAGCTGTATGTGTAGGCTTCTTGGTGGCGATAGCGGATTTCGGTTAGTTAACTGTAAAGGTTAATATTTCAGGGAAAGAGATGGAGTTCTATTCATTCTATGATCACTGTTTTGAGAGCAAACAGAACAAGTTAGCAACCTTACTTCTGCTAGTTTATATTCCTTTTATGTTTCATAACAGTTGCAGTTGTGATCACTGATTTATCTTACCTTTTGGAAATTGAAATTCACGCATCAGGTATGTTTACAAAGTCTGCCCTTTCAAAGAAGCTTCTCAGTTGGAGGGCCACTCAACAACTCGTTTGGGGTAATTGTCCATGACTTTCTTTATGCTCTTTATCTGGCAGTCTCCCTGCTTCTTGCATATATCAAGGGATCATCTAGACGAAATCACATCATGCATGCTTTATAGGTTTACATTGAgcattttgtttattctttcaTTTAACCTGGATATCCATGTCAGAGATGAATGTAAGCATCTTAGCTGTCAATTAATACAATGGTGCTTCAAGTAATGTCCTTTTGGGTATTGATTAACTAACATGGTATTTAATTTTCTctgcgctttttttttttcttgtgtaagGCGCTGGAATGAATTCGAGGATTCATACCGAGTTATGGTCTTTTCAAATGGGGATAAGTGCTGGAATGGACCTGATAGAAGTATGAAGGTACCAACAATTTCATGCTGTCATGAATAATTTTTTGGAAGAATTCTGTGTTATAATtacttgtgattttttaaaaacatccaTGGTAAGTAAAATAAGGAAACGAGCAGTCCAATTTCTACAAATGTGTTGAGCATAAGTCCATGATactttgaagaagaaatttttttacttcatttcATCTCATATCTTCatgttttatttcctttctattCTCTCAGTATCTTTAATTGCCAAGAAAACTGTTACTGAAAGTGAAACTGATACTGATATGAACTTGtctaaaaaagaaacatgtaagataattttttttttccatttcattaAATTCACATTTATACTGGTgccaatattttcttttgacctAAAAATAAGTGCTACAAGGCAAATAGATATAGAATTTATTGGAAAACAGACTCCTTGCCTTGTTTTAATACCTGCAATTCTGTATGTCCTATTACAGGTCAGGCTAAGATGTGGATTGAAAAATGAGGTTACAGATGTAGATGAACCAAGCCGTTGCGAGTAAGGACCTCTTGTTCTGTTTCTCTTGTGTGTGATCATATGCTTTCTATTGCTTTCTAACTCATTAAGCTTGTCATGCAAGGTATGTGGCATTGCTATCTACCCCAGCACTTTGCATAGAAGAAAAGCTCAaggtaatttaatatatttaagattGAAACTCTTACTTTTCTACATTGAACATTCTGATGAATTGGGTGAATGCTGAAATGTGACAGGAGCTGGAAAATAAACTAGACTTGATGAACAAAGAACAGCCACAGAGCCACGATGAACTTTAACTTGTCTGGATGAGCTTACTGCAAACATTCTAGAGGATGCTGACTGCGCGGATATAGATCTCCTGAAAACTCATCcattgaattttgaaatattttggaagTCACCCAGGTTATTTGCGTCGGTAGTTTGAGTAATTATGAACAGTATTATAAGGATGCTCacgattttttttctattctggAGCATGCCTTGGTGTCACATGTCTAATTCATTGTGACGGTTGGGTTGAGGCATGGGAGCATTCAAGACGAAGTCCGGCGAAGATGAACTGATTATAATATGATTGATATTGTAACACTGTATTGAACCAAGTTTAGATTATCACTACAATAATAATATGGACAGTAAT from Populus alba chromosome 14, ASM523922v2, whole genome shotgun sequence includes:
- the LOC118062599 gene encoding uncharacterized protein, producing the protein MEGSSLLSNCSKTPFNFFRNPSFPSSSHHCYSTVTTQSHIVSFSFFKPNRNQEMKKNRSRKKNLMASSLRTSAFVVDKALDDSSPTNYKEMMPKIDKSGRFCSPRAARELALLIIYAACLEGSDPIRLFEKRMNARREPGYEFDKASLLEYNHMSFGGPPVTTETVEEADELQLSDEKESAIEAEVLSAPPKLVYSKLLLRFTRKLLVAVVDKWDSHVLVIDKVSPPNWKNEPAGRILEFCILHMAMSEITVLGTRHQIVINEAVDLAKRFCDGAGPRIINGCLRTFLKDLSGASVAQTSDANEKVEV
- the LOC118062597 gene encoding glucosidase 2 subunit beta isoform X2, which translates into the protein MEVERRSFCCFLLIFPVFFGVLCGSASASPVAPKNPFLGIPPQDENYYKTSSNTIKCKDGSATFTKAQLNDDFCDCPDATDEPGTSACPGGKFYCRNAGHAPLFLFSSRVNDGICDCCDGSDEYDGQVKCPNTCWEAGKVARDKLKKKIATYKEGVSLRNKEVEQAKAAIAKDEAELSKLKNEEKVLKGLVQQLKELKEQIEKAEERERLQKEKEDKERKEAEEKATGEKSAIQREANEGQIEEKIDNEDNDAESAHDEIGVLDDSPAHQDVVDEYADHGAEDESSGDSKIEGSPVNKVEQGKDGSTDAEGLSKEELGRLVASRWTGNPEKETEGVSDTMDNDHEDNEKMAQDTHYEEYDGYASETDDDTGKYDDPDVEDDTDETYEEDVHDDATASYKSDAEDEDEFSDTTSPGNPSWLEKIQQTFRSILQAFKFFQTPVDKSEAARVRKEYDESSAKLSKLQSRISSLTKKLKHDYGKEMEFYSFYDHCFESKQNKYVYKVCPFKEASQLEGHSTTRLGRWNEFEDSYRVMVFSNGDKCWNGPDRSMKVRLRCGLKNEVTDVDEPSRCEYVALLSTPALCIEEKLKELENKLDLMNKEQPQSHDEL
- the LOC118062597 gene encoding glucosidase 2 subunit beta isoform X1, coding for MEVERRSFCCFLLIFPVFFGVLCGSASASPVAPKNPFLGIPPQDENYYKTSSNTIKCKDGSATFTKAQLNDDFCDCPDATDEPGTSACPGGKFYCRNAGHAPLFLFSSRVNDGICDCCDGSDEYDGQVKCPNTCWEAGKVARDKLKKKIATYKEGVSLRNKEVEQAKAAIAKDEAELSKLKNEEKVLKGLVQQLKELKEQIEKAEERERLQKEKEDKERKEAEEKATGEKSAIQREANEGQIEEKIDNEDNDAESAHDEIGVLDDSPAHQDVVDEYADHGAEDESSGDSKIEGSPVNKVEQHEGQDDEESVSTKTKDDSTHVHEINHDAGNEVSHDQPMEDGKDGSTDAEGLSKEELGRLVASRWTGNPEKETEGVSDTMDNDHEDNEKMAQDTHYEEYDGYASETDDDTGKYDDPDVEDDTDETYEEDVHDDATASYKSDAEDEDEFSDTTSPGNPSWLEKIQQTFRSILQAFKFFQTPVDKSEAARVRKEYDESSAKLSKLQSRISSLTKKLKHDYGKEMEFYSFYDHCFESKQNKYVYKVCPFKEASQLEGHSTTRLGRWNEFEDSYRVMVFSNGDKCWNGPDRSMKVRLRCGLKNEVTDVDEPSRCEYVALLSTPALCIEEKLKELENKLDLMNKEQPQSHDEL